The following are from one region of the Pseudodesulfovibrio piezophilus C1TLV30 genome:
- a CDS encoding response regulator, with translation MPATILLIDDESGFVDTMAKRLAKRGLAVSTAYGGEEGVAVLEDSGFMDVVILDVKMPGMNGIEVLKKIKSAYPLIEVIMLTGHATVESAIEGMKFGAFDYMLKPCEIEELLCKIDEAYQKKQSHEDKISEAKARHIVLRRGD, from the coding sequence ATGCCAGCAACCATTCTGCTCATTGATGATGAATCGGGATTTGTGGACACCATGGCTAAACGCTTGGCTAAACGTGGCCTGGCGGTGAGCACCGCCTATGGAGGCGAAGAAGGGGTGGCGGTCCTTGAGGACTCTGGGTTCATGGATGTGGTGATTCTGGACGTGAAGATGCCCGGTATGAACGGCATTGAAGTACTTAAGAAAATCAAATCTGCATATCCCTTGATCGAAGTGATCATGCTTACCGGACATGCGACCGTTGAAAGTGCCATTGAAGGAATGAAATTTGGGGCTTTCGACTACATGTTAAAACCATGTGAGATCGAGGAGCTTTTGTGCAAGATAGATGAAGCCTATCAAAAAAAACAGTCCCATGAAGACAAAATAAGTGAAGCAAAAGCCCGACATATAGTTCTCCGTCGTGGCGACTAG
- a CDS encoding sensor histidine kinase — protein MSSPQYYQGLAKTMMFTIILVSFTPLLLITLIAGYQYSFAYKEKVIAHMREIVLKHGQSIDYFLDEKIAEIQVLTDMEGLIRLRDEPSLTALHTSLVRHHGTDFVDLGLINSQGVQIAYSGPFKLKDANYAEAEWFRAAKSRQVYISDVFLGLRGVPHFIIALQLESGGQEWVLRTTLDFISFNKRVENIRVGETGMAFLINRNGDLQTTPRRNMTAEIPFLKKMLGHRNDNLDLVRGRATMTTEINPATGHETIFVTSPIKNGEWLMVYQQEAADAFSDLNQARNLAAVILLLGGIGITIMALLMSRRMARKVEMSDLEKDMMNEQVIEAGKLASVGELAAGIAHEINNPVAIMVEEAGWIQDLLDEGLEKSDNSREVQRALNQIRNQGTRCKDITHKLLSFARKIDPTVKQVALNDLVREMAILCEQRAKFVNVIIETSLGNDIPDVAASPSELQQVFLNLINNALDAMEPGGGELDITTRFENGTVVVSIADTGCGIPKANLSRIFDPFFTTKPVGKGTGLGLSIIYGIVNKMGGEITVRSALDKGTVFTLRLPVAGGIEQKFPPEQIITSKKHQQQSEQKGDKNASNHSAH, from the coding sequence ATGTCTAGTCCTCAATATTACCAAGGGCTGGCTAAGACCATGATGTTCACAATCATCCTGGTCTCATTTACGCCACTTCTCCTGATTACGCTCATTGCCGGGTATCAATACAGCTTTGCCTACAAGGAAAAAGTCATTGCCCACATGCGTGAGATCGTTCTCAAGCATGGGCAGAGCATCGATTATTTCCTGGATGAAAAAATCGCTGAAATCCAGGTTCTCACCGATATGGAAGGCCTGATTCGCTTGAGGGATGAACCAAGTCTCACTGCCCTGCATACATCGCTCGTAAGACATCATGGTACTGATTTTGTTGACCTTGGACTTATCAATAGCCAGGGCGTCCAAATAGCCTACTCCGGCCCATTCAAACTCAAGGATGCCAACTATGCCGAAGCCGAATGGTTTCGAGCAGCTAAAAGTCGTCAAGTCTATATCAGTGACGTTTTTCTTGGTTTGCGAGGAGTCCCTCATTTTATCATTGCACTCCAACTTGAATCAGGCGGGCAGGAATGGGTTTTACGAACCACCCTCGACTTTATCTCATTTAACAAACGAGTAGAAAATATCCGGGTTGGGGAAACCGGAATGGCCTTCCTTATCAACAGAAATGGAGACCTTCAGACCACACCTCGCAGAAATATGACTGCGGAAATACCATTCCTCAAAAAGATGCTCGGTCACCGAAACGACAATCTTGACCTTGTTCGGGGACGCGCAACCATGACGACCGAAATCAACCCAGCCACCGGTCATGAAACCATCTTCGTCACCAGCCCCATCAAGAATGGAGAATGGCTCATGGTCTATCAGCAGGAGGCTGCCGATGCTTTTTCCGACCTGAACCAGGCGAGGAATCTGGCAGCGGTAATCCTCCTGCTGGGTGGCATAGGTATCACCATTATGGCGCTACTCATGTCCAGACGCATGGCAAGGAAGGTAGAGATGTCGGACTTGGAGAAAGACATGATGAATGAACAGGTCATTGAAGCAGGAAAGCTCGCATCGGTGGGGGAATTAGCAGCGGGAATTGCGCATGAAATAAATAATCCCGTAGCAATCATGGTGGAAGAAGCGGGATGGATTCAAGATTTACTCGATGAAGGACTCGAAAAATCGGATAATTCTCGAGAAGTCCAACGAGCCTTAAACCAAATAAGAAATCAGGGGACACGCTGCAAAGACATCACTCATAAATTGCTCAGCTTCGCCCGTAAAATCGATCCCACAGTCAAGCAGGTAGCACTCAATGATCTCGTTCGGGAAATGGCTATTCTCTGCGAACAAAGGGCCAAGTTCGTTAATGTGATTATTGAAACAAGCTTGGGAAATGACATCCCTGATGTTGCAGCAAGCCCATCGGAATTACAGCAAGTTTTTTTGAATCTGATTAATAATGCTCTTGATGCGATGGAGCCGGGAGGAGGAGAACTCGACATCACCACTCGCTTTGAAAATGGCACGGTCGTGGTGTCGATAGCTGACACCGGATGTGGCATCCCAAAGGCAAATCTCTCTCGCATATTCGATCCTTTTTTTACGACTAAACCTGTTGGCAAAGGAACCGGTCTCGGACTCTCCATCATATACGGCATTGTCAATAAAATGGGGGGAGAGATAACTGTGAGATCAGCTCTGGATAAAGGGACAGTATTCACACTCCGCTTGCCTGTAGCCGGTGGAATCGAACAAAAATTCCCACCAGAACAGATCATAACCAGTAAAAAGCATCAGCAACAATCCGAACAAAAAGGAGATAAAAATGCCAGCAACCATTCTGCTCATTGA
- a CDS encoding response regulator, translated as MTAIKILLVDDETDYLRTLEKRLQKRGFVVCAVTSGEEALKQLATFPADVVLLDVKLRGMDGLTTLHKIKRTWSHVEVIMLTGHANQEVAIHGLELGAFEYLMKPVDFEELLYKLEDACVRKTFQINEHGLKKFEKTNGNTQ; from the coding sequence ATGACTGCCATCAAGATACTGCTGGTGGACGATGAAACGGATTACCTGCGCACATTGGAAAAACGCCTTCAGAAGCGGGGATTCGTAGTTTGTGCTGTGACTTCCGGTGAAGAAGCACTGAAACAATTAGCAACCTTTCCTGCTGATGTGGTGCTCCTGGATGTCAAACTGCGAGGCATGGACGGGTTAACCACTCTTCACAAGATCAAACGTACGTGGTCGCACGTCGAAGTCATAATGCTAACAGGCCATGCAAACCAGGAAGTTGCTATTCATGGTTTAGAGCTTGGAGCATTCGAGTATCTGATGAAGCCTGTGGATTTTGAGGAACTCCTTTATAAACTGGAAGATGCCTGCGTGCGAAAGACATTTCAAATAAATGAACATGGCTTGAAAAAATTTGAAAAAACCAATGGGAATACCCAATAA
- the nspC gene encoding carboxynorspermidine decarboxylase — protein sequence MNGHLEYRFAPTEVETPSYVIDEGLLRDNLAILSSVKERAGCKILLALKCFAMHDIFSILAKTLDGVCASSPHEARLGHEEFGKEVHTFAAGYSEADIHALCSISDHIVFNSFAQLDRFRPLVKKITADNGRKIELALRINPEHSEGTTPLYDPCAPGSRLGIRRDQFNSQNLDGIAGLHWHNLCEQDADCLERTITAVEKQFAGILPLMRYVNFGGGHHITRPGYNVELLIELISRFKKKWDVEVYLEPGEAVALNTGYLVTTVLDIIEADMPVVIMDSAVPCHMPDVIEMPYRPHIVYSAPPNAKAWTCRIGGPSCLAGDIAGEYSFDTPLSIGEKIIFTDMAIYTMVKTNTFNGIPLPSIYRFAPEKNLLTLVRQFGYAEFRDRLS from the coding sequence GTGAACGGACACCTGGAATACCGTTTTGCCCCCACCGAGGTCGAAACGCCAAGCTATGTTATCGACGAAGGATTGCTCAGAGATAATCTAGCAATCCTTTCCTCGGTCAAGGAAAGGGCTGGGTGTAAAATTTTGCTCGCCCTCAAGTGCTTTGCGATGCACGACATATTCTCAATATTGGCGAAAACGCTCGATGGAGTCTGCGCCAGTTCTCCACATGAAGCAAGGCTGGGACATGAAGAATTTGGCAAAGAAGTTCATACCTTCGCTGCCGGATATTCTGAAGCTGACATCCATGCTCTATGCTCTATCAGTGATCACATTGTCTTTAATTCATTTGCTCAACTCGACCGATTCCGCCCTCTGGTCAAAAAAATCACAGCTGACAACGGTCGAAAAATAGAACTGGCCCTGCGCATCAACCCAGAACATTCAGAAGGAACCACACCTCTTTATGATCCCTGCGCTCCCGGCTCTCGATTAGGCATTCGCCGGGATCAATTCAACTCACAAAATCTGGACGGAATCGCCGGTCTTCATTGGCACAATCTCTGCGAGCAGGATGCGGATTGCCTAGAGCGCACAATAACCGCCGTAGAAAAACAGTTTGCGGGCATTCTCCCGCTTATGCGCTACGTCAATTTCGGTGGTGGGCATCATATTACCCGCCCTGGCTATAACGTTGAACTCCTGATTGAACTCATATCCCGCTTCAAAAAAAAATGGGATGTTGAAGTCTATCTGGAACCAGGCGAAGCCGTCGCACTGAATACGGGATATCTTGTCACGACAGTCCTTGATATTATCGAAGCAGATATGCCTGTGGTCATTATGGATTCCGCTGTCCCCTGTCATATGCCCGATGTGATTGAAATGCCATACAGACCGCATATCGTGTACTCTGCACCCCCCAATGCCAAAGCCTGGACCTGTCGAATAGGCGGACCATCCTGTCTTGCCGGAGATATTGCCGGAGAGTATTCTTTTGATACTCCCTTGAGTATCGGAGAAAAAATCATATTCACCGACATGGCTATTTATACGATGGTTAAAACCAATACATTCAACGGCATCCCATTACCGTCTATATACCGGTTTGCTCCCGAAAAAAATCTTCTCACCCTTGTCCGTCAATTCGGCTATGCCGAATTCCGTGACAGACTTTCCTAG
- a CDS encoding sulfite exporter TauE/SafE family protein, translated as MRFAQQLYVSLREAARAHAQWDIEVSTSIIKDKRKMWLLVVMTALGLLGSLAFASDLDLPSMLGGKSAYTPAFYTTGIFVASIAIGLCAGLITGCIGAGGGFIITPALMSAGIKGILAVGTDLFHIFAKAIMGTAVHKKLGNVSVSLALAFLVGSGVGVLGGGVLNRLIYEANPVASDAFISVIYVVLLGFLGTYAMVDFLRLRKAGNKIDAHGGGQHNSGGLPAALQRAKIPPMITFDKDLMPGGKKISGWFVAACGLIVGFMAAIMGVGGGFLTFPMFVYVLGVSSFTTVGTDILQIIFTAGFAAISQYAIYGFIFYTLAMGMLLGSLVGIQIGAFVTKLVPGIYIRGFYAMAILAGFINRLFAMPGKLAEMKYIALNAQTALFLTNIGNWLFFIVIGVFAVWVILTFFTKINILREG; from the coding sequence ATGAGATTCGCTCAACAGCTCTATGTATCACTGCGGGAGGCGGCCAGGGCTCACGCTCAATGGGATATCGAAGTCTCCACGAGTATCATAAAAGACAAACGCAAGATGTGGCTCCTCGTCGTTATGACTGCCCTTGGTCTGCTCGGCTCTTTGGCTTTCGCAAGTGACCTCGACCTGCCATCCATGCTTGGAGGGAAAAGTGCCTACACCCCGGCATTCTATACCACTGGCATTTTTGTCGCATCCATCGCCATAGGCCTCTGTGCCGGGCTTATCACCGGATGTATCGGTGCCGGAGGTGGATTTATCATTACTCCCGCCCTAATGTCCGCAGGAATAAAAGGAATTCTCGCTGTAGGTACAGACCTGTTCCACATATTTGCCAAAGCGATCATGGGAACTGCTGTTCACAAGAAATTAGGTAATGTTTCAGTGTCTCTGGCATTGGCATTTCTTGTCGGTTCGGGAGTCGGAGTTCTCGGAGGTGGCGTTTTGAATCGCCTTATATATGAGGCCAACCCCGTCGCATCTGACGCTTTTATATCAGTAATCTATGTCGTCCTTCTCGGTTTTTTAGGAACATATGCCATGGTCGACTTTCTCCGCCTCAGGAAAGCAGGAAACAAAATCGACGCACATGGTGGAGGACAACACAATTCCGGGGGGCTTCCAGCGGCTCTCCAACGAGCCAAGATACCGCCCATGATTACCTTTGATAAAGATCTTATGCCTGGCGGCAAAAAGATATCCGGTTGGTTTGTCGCGGCCTGCGGGCTTATTGTCGGGTTTATGGCAGCTATAATGGGGGTCGGCGGCGGATTCTTGACTTTCCCGATGTTTGTCTATGTCTTGGGTGTCAGTTCGTTTACCACAGTTGGGACCGATATTCTCCAAATCATATTTACGGCAGGATTCGCAGCCATAAGCCAGTATGCCATCTATGGTTTCATCTTCTATACACTCGCCATGGGTATGTTACTTGGATCACTCGTAGGAATCCAAATCGGTGCCTTTGTCACCAAACTCGTCCCCGGTATCTACATCCGAGGGTTCTATGCCATGGCTATTCTCGCAGGGTTCATAAACAGACTCTTCGCCATGCCCGGAAAACTTGCGGAGATGAAATATATTGCTCTGAATGCACAAACCGCTCTATTTCTGACGAATATCGGGAATTGGCTTTTTTTTATTGTCATTGGGGTGTTTGCTGTATGGGTTATTCTAACATTCTTCACAAAAATCAACATTTTGAGAGAGGGATAA
- a CDS encoding sensor histidine kinase, with the protein MIENRQAVSPFSPLRTKLLLLLTGLVVATLAGASLTLWYVRATQEMFQEMATHDIQALFSAQSLQKELMSQQGLTTYYSLDHDETWLQRLNGHHKQFEIFLKQARLSNYLEKGREILNNIDSGYLRYVYSRNDVINLYRKGRTQQALQEHKNIREKYQTLYDLCEEYKALYQHRITLAAVSYKAKAQLLTVLSFTAMPVSALLAIWLGFILVKRILDPIRKLARLEEALPDHLSGEMGALSDRIQTLMDDVEHAYEMLQHSRDQVVQSEKMATVGKLAAGVAHSIRNPLTSVKMRLFSLERSLDLDAIQKEDFDVISEEIRHLDTIIRNFIEFSRPPKLRPQQVSPSDLVESTLTLLVHRLEASNVIVTICRKKRLPDVSADPEQFKEALMNLILNACDSMVNGGRISITEDIATIVPHGKMAILTVTDNGPGIPPAFKDEIFKPFHSTKEEGTGLGLSIANRIMTEHGGWLHLKSSGSDGTTFVLAIPLKESSEWLRS; encoded by the coding sequence ATGATTGAAAACCGCCAGGCTGTTTCGCCTTTTTCTCCTTTAAGAACAAAACTCCTCTTGCTACTTACAGGTCTTGTCGTGGCAACTCTTGCAGGAGCGTCTCTAACATTGTGGTATGTCAGAGCGACACAAGAAATGTTCCAGGAAATGGCGACCCATGATATCCAAGCCCTTTTTTCCGCCCAGAGTCTGCAAAAAGAATTAATGTCCCAACAGGGACTGACCACGTATTATTCGCTGGACCATGATGAAACATGGCTCCAGCGTCTCAATGGACACCACAAGCAATTCGAGATTTTTCTCAAACAGGCACGACTGTCCAATTATCTTGAAAAAGGAAGGGAAATTCTCAATAACATTGATTCTGGCTATCTCCGATATGTCTACTCCAGAAACGATGTTATTAATCTCTATCGCAAAGGGCGCACACAACAAGCGCTCCAAGAACACAAAAATATACGAGAAAAATACCAAACTCTCTATGATCTCTGCGAAGAATACAAAGCTCTCTATCAGCACCGAATAACTCTGGCTGCGGTCTCTTACAAGGCAAAGGCCCAACTGCTGACAGTCCTCTCATTCACGGCTATGCCAGTTTCGGCCCTGCTCGCCATATGGCTTGGATTCATCCTCGTAAAGCGTATTCTGGACCCCATTAGAAAACTCGCCAGACTGGAAGAGGCACTCCCTGACCATTTATCAGGAGAAATGGGAGCACTCTCCGACCGTATTCAAACCTTAATGGATGATGTGGAACATGCCTATGAGATGCTTCAGCACAGTCGAGACCAAGTAGTACAATCCGAAAAAATGGCAACTGTGGGAAAGTTGGCTGCCGGAGTTGCTCACTCCATTCGAAACCCATTGACTTCCGTCAAAATGCGTCTTTTTTCGCTGGAGCGTAGCCTTGATCTGGATGCCATTCAAAAAGAAGATTTTGACGTCATATCCGAAGAGATCAGACATCTTGATACCATCATACGCAACTTTATTGAATTTTCCCGCCCTCCAAAACTTCGGCCTCAACAAGTCTCGCCATCCGACCTTGTGGAAAGTACTCTGACCCTCCTTGTCCATCGTCTGGAAGCTTCCAATGTCATTGTCACTATTTGCCGCAAGAAACGACTGCCGGATGTCAGTGCGGACCCTGAACAATTCAAGGAGGCACTTATGAATCTTATCCTCAATGCGTGCGATTCCATGGTTAATGGAGGCAGAATATCTATCACTGAAGATATCGCAACCATCGTGCCCCATGGGAAAATGGCAATTCTCACTGTGACGGACAATGGTCCCGGAATTCCTCCCGCGTTCAAGGATGAGATATTCAAACCTTTTCACTCCACCAAGGAAGAAGGGACTGGTCTCGGACTTTCCATTGCCAACCGTATCATGACCGAACACGGTGGGTGGCTCCATCTCAAATCATCCGGTTCGGATGGGACAACCTTTGTCCTTGCCATCCCTCTAAAGGAATCAAGCGAATGGCTCAGATCCTGA
- a CDS encoding response regulator — translation MANADIKIIIVDRNPRMRDFLRREFAKRNFAIEGVSCVTELFFKLETAPLPHVVILDIDTSESSGRDLLHQMEKRFPQIPLILHTYLQDLPDDTTLYQVTAMVEKNGNPEKLTSMVTAVFAELYPELNADNGREKNNV, via the coding sequence ATGGCAAACGCAGATATCAAAATTATTATCGTGGATCGCAACCCCAGAATGCGTGATTTCCTCCGTCGCGAATTTGCCAAACGAAATTTTGCAATCGAAGGCGTTTCCTGTGTCACTGAACTATTCTTCAAACTTGAAACGGCTCCCCTGCCCCATGTGGTGATCCTTGATATCGACACATCCGAAAGCTCAGGACGAGATTTGCTACACCAAATGGAAAAGAGATTCCCACAGATACCTCTCATACTACACACCTACCTTCAAGATCTGCCGGACGATACAACTCTCTACCAAGTGACTGCCATGGTAGAAAAAAATGGCAACCCTGAGAAACTTACCAGCATGGTAACAGCTGTTTTTGCAGAACTATACCCAGAGTTGAATGCTGACAACGGCCGGGAGAAGAATAATGTCTAG
- the speB gene encoding agmatinase, with the protein MASHFLAGEIQNAKPENATFHVIPVPLEASVSYGAGTAAGPEGILTASRQLELWDGTSVPANFGIHTADPVDCSGKIAKTLDRIEDAVAYALECEAMPLVLGGEHTVTLGALRGMKQARRKFGVVQFDAHADLRDTYEGSPYSHACVMRRATEDLNIPVFQIGVRALCEEEAVYRQKNEIPHLDARQLHLKGIPTHILPSDFPDRIYISFDVDGLDPSVIRSTGTPVPGGLNWHNTLTLLERILENRTLIGADVVELAPQSGDHASDFAAAQLVYTLLGLYETP; encoded by the coding sequence ATGGCATCACATTTTCTCGCTGGTGAAATTCAAAATGCAAAGCCAGAAAACGCCACTTTCCATGTGATCCCAGTTCCCCTTGAAGCATCGGTTTCCTATGGCGCAGGGACTGCGGCAGGCCCCGAAGGAATTCTGACTGCTTCAAGACAACTGGAATTATGGGACGGCACAAGCGTCCCTGCCAACTTTGGCATTCACACAGCTGATCCGGTGGACTGTTCCGGGAAGATAGCAAAAACACTGGACCGCATTGAAGATGCCGTGGCATATGCTCTGGAATGCGAAGCCATGCCACTTGTCCTTGGCGGAGAGCACACCGTGACCTTGGGGGCATTACGCGGTATGAAACAGGCTCGACGCAAGTTTGGAGTAGTCCAATTTGATGCACATGCAGACCTTCGAGATACTTACGAAGGTTCACCCTACAGCCACGCTTGTGTCATGCGACGGGCTACGGAAGACCTGAACATTCCCGTTTTCCAAATTGGAGTACGCGCCCTGTGTGAAGAAGAAGCGGTGTACCGCCAAAAAAACGAAATACCACATCTTGATGCTCGCCAACTTCATCTCAAAGGTATCCCGACGCACATCCTTCCCTCGGACTTTCCGGACAGGATATATATATCCTTTGATGTAGACGGACTGGATCCCTCAGTGATTCGTTCCACAGGCACACCGGTTCCCGGTGGCCTGAATTGGCACAATACTTTGACACTTTTGGAGCGTATTCTGGAGAACAGAACACTTATTGGTGCCGATGTTGTCGAACTCGCTCCACAATCTGGTGATCATGCTTCAGACTTTGCAGCAGCACAACTCGTTTATACCCTGCTGGGATTATACGAAACACCCTAA
- a CDS encoding response regulator yields the protein MKPPSIRVLIVDDEIGFTEVLHKRLAKRGLTVTSATSGSQAIRTLRLHDFDVAILDLKMEDMDGIEVLQIFKKMVPEMPVIMLTGHGSEKAAKEGLKAGAYDYLLKPCAMEAVLEIIHQAVKK from the coding sequence ATGAAACCTCCTTCCATCCGAGTTCTTATAGTGGACGACGAGATCGGTTTTACTGAAGTGCTGCACAAGCGTCTCGCCAAGCGAGGTTTGACGGTGACCAGTGCGACAAGTGGAAGCCAAGCGATTCGGACACTTCGATTGCACGATTTCGATGTGGCGATCCTGGATCTCAAGATGGAAGATATGGATGGAATTGAAGTCTTGCAGATCTTCAAGAAAATGGTCCCTGAAATGCCTGTGATCATGCTGACGGGACACGGCTCTGAAAAAGCGGCCAAAGAAGGCCTCAAAGCAGGAGCATACGACTATCTATTGAAACCCTGCGCGATGGAAGCGGTCCTCGAAATCATCCATCAGGCTGTCAAGAAATGA
- a CDS encoding sigma-54-dependent transcriptional regulator, which translates to MAQILIVDDDSQLRQSFEKLLTQEGHHVHVASSGEAGVIAVKQSSPDLVIMDMRMPGMTGLEAYQKMRTIDPRLIVIIMTAYGTTEIAIEATKMGAFDYILKPFDIPEMLTLINQALETARCSKEKTTAPTAVLTKPDQLLGSSRIMQDVYKSIGRVAATDALVLIRGESGTGKELVALAIHKYSQRHDKPFCPINCVAIPDTLLESELFGYEKGAFTGANRSKAGRIEQASGGTLFLDEIGDMPLNIQAKILRLLQEKQFVRLGGGTALRANVRILAATNRNLEQAVADGVFREDLYYRLNVVTIGLPLLRDREGDVFELADHFLACLSAEMEMTNPGLAQEAKDFLAAHDWPGNVRELVNIIQKALIFNRGAPITRDELTQAVGLSTAQSSLADKSDESFKSEIRRVLTQYAGENCFEMLMDYSGRLVVGEALAITDGNRTRAARLLGMSRPTLLARIEKYGLKTHTIIS; encoded by the coding sequence ATGGCTCAGATCCTGATTGTAGACGACGATTCACAACTCCGGCAAAGCTTTGAGAAACTGCTCACCCAGGAAGGTCATCACGTTCATGTGGCTTCTTCTGGTGAAGCAGGTGTCATAGCCGTCAAACAATCATCACCAGATCTCGTGATCATGGATATGCGTATGCCCGGAATGACTGGTTTGGAAGCATACCAGAAAATGCGGACCATTGATCCACGCCTGATAGTCATCATCATGACAGCATATGGAACAACGGAAATTGCCATCGAAGCAACAAAAATGGGCGCGTTTGATTACATTCTCAAGCCATTCGATATTCCGGAGATGTTGACTCTCATCAACCAAGCTCTGGAGACAGCCCGGTGCAGCAAAGAAAAAACAACCGCTCCCACTGCGGTCCTGACAAAACCTGATCAACTGCTGGGAAGTAGTCGCATCATGCAGGATGTCTATAAATCCATAGGCCGCGTGGCCGCGACCGATGCTCTTGTACTTATTCGAGGAGAGTCCGGGACTGGAAAGGAATTGGTAGCCCTGGCAATTCATAAATACAGCCAACGACATGACAAGCCATTTTGCCCCATAAACTGTGTCGCCATACCAGACACCTTGCTCGAATCAGAACTATTCGGCTATGAAAAAGGAGCCTTTACCGGAGCCAACCGGAGCAAGGCCGGGCGAATCGAACAGGCTTCCGGCGGGACTCTTTTTCTTGATGAAATTGGTGATATGCCGCTGAACATTCAAGCAAAGATTCTCCGTTTACTACAGGAAAAACAATTTGTGAGGTTGGGCGGAGGTACAGCTCTTCGCGCAAATGTACGAATCCTGGCTGCTACAAACAGAAATTTGGAACAAGCTGTGGCTGATGGGGTCTTCCGCGAAGATTTGTATTATCGATTGAACGTTGTGACAATTGGATTGCCACTCTTACGAGACCGGGAGGGAGATGTTTTTGAACTTGCCGATCATTTCCTCGCCTGCCTGAGCGCTGAAATGGAAATGACAAACCCTGGGCTAGCGCAAGAAGCAAAAGACTTCTTGGCCGCTCATGATTGGCCAGGAAATGTCCGAGAATTAGTTAATATCATTCAAAAAGCACTCATCTTCAACCGGGGTGCCCCCATTACTCGAGACGAATTAACACAGGCGGTGGGACTCTCCACGGCCCAAAGCTCCCTGGCAGACAAATCAGACGAGTCCTTCAAATCGGAAATTCGGCGAGTACTCACCCAATACGCCGGAGAAAATTGTTTCGAAATGCTCATGGACTATTCCGGTCGGCTCGTCGTGGGCGAGGCCCTAGCGATCACTGACGGTAACCGAACAAGAGCAGCACGTCTCCTTGGCATGTCCCGCCCAACCCTACTGGCTCGCATTGAAAAGTACGGTCTAAAAACACATACTATCATTTCCTGA